The following proteins are co-located in the Sporosarcina pasteurii genome:
- a CDS encoding extracellular solute-binding protein has protein sequence MKKVFAMLFTLFIGSILLVACSSKDSKESKGNSEVTEITYWQYTFPTKVEQIDKIIADFEKENPDIKVVAQDFPYDQYQNKIFAAVEAGDRPDILNIYNGWISKYVDMDYIQPIREEFMSKEEISDYYVDMIQPYELDGEFYTLPVAVRSLALFWNKDMYKEAGLDPESPPKTWEELIENAKAMTEMTDDGRYKKEGFGWNAAGQGLHEFQQVLLRQYGVEPYSEDASKVLWNEKQEGYDAFKYWLDMTMVHKIGDPDVGNTYREAFLAGIAGMIVDGSFAVGDIQNASFDWGVTTLPVLEEGGLQSNYASYWTNAIAKGVEGKKLEASERFLAYLIQEDVQKDWLENVGELPASKALIADEELVNDPTYGPFIEGLDYAHATFFVNEDKERQIIIDGVDKIRLEDADYDETFDEIVTKIQEVRDEFFNKQ, from the coding sequence ATGAAGAAGGTATTCGCGATGCTGTTTACTTTGTTCATAGGATCGATTTTATTAGTAGCTTGTTCAAGTAAGGATTCTAAAGAAAGTAAAGGCAATTCAGAAGTAACGGAAATTACGTATTGGCAGTACACATTCCCAACCAAAGTTGAGCAGATTGATAAGATTATAGCCGATTTTGAAAAAGAGAATCCGGATATTAAAGTCGTAGCGCAAGATTTTCCATACGATCAATATCAAAATAAAATATTTGCGGCAGTTGAAGCTGGAGATAGGCCGGATATACTGAATATTTATAATGGGTGGATTTCAAAATATGTGGATATGGATTATATCCAACCGATTCGCGAAGAGTTTATGAGTAAAGAAGAAATTTCAGATTACTATGTGGATATGATTCAACCGTACGAATTGGATGGGGAGTTTTATACATTACCCGTGGCCGTGCGTTCATTGGCTTTATTTTGGAATAAAGATATGTACAAAGAAGCGGGATTAGATCCGGAAAGTCCACCAAAAACTTGGGAAGAATTAATTGAAAATGCCAAAGCAATGACTGAAATGACGGATGATGGCCGTTATAAAAAAGAAGGGTTTGGCTGGAATGCGGCAGGGCAAGGATTACATGAATTCCAACAAGTGTTGTTACGTCAATATGGCGTAGAGCCTTATAGCGAAGATGCGTCAAAAGTATTGTGGAACGAAAAGCAAGAAGGATATGACGCATTTAAATATTGGCTAGATATGACAATGGTGCATAAAATCGGGGATCCAGATGTAGGCAATACGTACCGGGAAGCTTTCCTTGCCGGCATTGCGGGGATGATTGTGGATGGTTCATTTGCAGTTGGGGATATTCAAAATGCAAGTTTTGACTGGGGCGTGACGACTTTGCCTGTACTTGAAGAAGGCGGTTTACAGTCAAACTACGCGTCTTATTGGACGAATGCCATTGCCAAAGGGGTAGAAGGCAAAAAATTAGAGGCGAGTGAAAGGTTCCTTGCGTATTTAATCCAAGAAGATGTGCAAAAAGATTGGTTAGAAAATGTTGGTGAGTTACCTGCCTCGAAAGCGTTAATCGCGGACGAAGAGCTTGTGAATGATCCAACTTACGGACCGTTTATTGAAGGATTGGACTATGCGCATGCTACATTTTTTGTAAACGAAGATAAAGAGCGACAAATTATTATCGATGGCGTAGATAAAATTCGTTTGGAAGATGCGGATTATGATGAGACGTTTGATGAAATCGTGACAAAGATTCAGGAAGTACGAGATGAATTCTTTAATAAGCAATAA
- a CDS encoding carbohydrate ABC transporter permease, with protein MKRKETTAKRTFSLQTKKALIAYSFLLIPVLFYLAIRIIPAFQAFLMSFTTSSSSAFTMDNYHKLINDEVFWKSVKNTILYVIIIVPLQMLFGLILALAIERMGGKLKWFYRIVFFLPYMTSIVAISWVWRLLYDPNSGILNEILVKLHLPTQEWLGSPSTALISISVVIIWQMMGFCMLLFTAGLQVIPRQYYEAADIDGASKWQTFWHITFPMLNPTIVFLAIIGVIQTLQTFTQIANLTGGSSGGGLGGPLNSTMSVVVYMYNEGFRQYNLHYAAASTVFLFILILIVTLIQFRTFNKSYKL; from the coding sequence TTGAAAAGAAAGGAGACGACAGCGAAGAGAACGTTCAGTTTACAGACAAAGAAGGCTTTGATTGCTTATTCGTTTTTATTGATACCCGTTTTATTTTACTTAGCAATCCGAATCATTCCCGCATTTCAAGCTTTTTTGATGTCTTTTACAACGAGTAGTTCATCTGCGTTTACGATGGACAACTATCATAAATTAATAAACGATGAAGTGTTTTGGAAGTCTGTTAAAAATACAATTCTTTACGTCATAATTATTGTGCCGTTACAAATGTTATTTGGGTTAATTTTAGCGTTAGCGATTGAAAGAATGGGCGGGAAGTTGAAGTGGTTTTATCGAATTGTTTTCTTTTTACCGTATATGACGTCAATCGTGGCCATTAGTTGGGTTTGGCGATTATTATACGATCCTAACTCAGGCATCTTGAATGAAATCTTAGTGAAATTGCATTTACCAACACAAGAATGGTTAGGAAGTCCATCTACTGCGCTAATTTCTATTAGTGTGGTCATTATTTGGCAGATGATGGGTTTTTGTATGCTGTTATTTACTGCGGGCTTACAAGTTATCCCAAGACAGTATTATGAAGCAGCTGATATTGATGGGGCCAGTAAATGGCAGACTTTCTGGCATATTACTTTTCCTATGTTGAATCCAACGATTGTCTTTTTAGCAATTATTGGGGTGATCCAAACGCTACAAACCTTCACACAGATTGCCAACTTAACAGGGGGGAGCTCCGGCGGCGGATTGGGCGGTCCTTTAAACAGTACGATGAGTGTTGTTGTTTACATGTATAACGAAGGTTTCCGACAATATAATTTACATTATGCCGCAGCGAGTACGGTATTCCTGTTTATTTTAATTTTAATCGTGACGTTAATTCAATTCCGAACATTTAACAAAAGTTATAAATTGTGA